CATATCACTCTCTGTTTCACCTTTTCTCTGCATCTCCGCAACAACAGCTATAGATGTGTATTCATATTCAGACATCTCAAACGCTGCAACACAACCACCTCTTAGGAAATTCGGACAAGTATTATAAGTTGATGTCTCCAAATAATGTGGATGTATTTCTCGTCCATTTGGGAGTTTGAGAATGTCTGAGCATCGTCCTGTCACGTATAAAAATCTTTGTTCTCCTTTGACAACTCCTCTATCCCCTGTTCGAATATAGCAATTTCCCGCCTTATTTTTTAGCCTGGCATTGAACACTTGTTGAGTTAAATATGGATGTCCTAAATATCCAATAGCATTGCTAGGAGATGAAATCCATatttctccttcaattccaTCTTCCACAATCTCATTTGTTTCTTCATTCACAACTAGAATTTCAATGTCTACATCTTCATCAAGTCTAGCACTTGGCAAGAGCTTTTTATACGTCGAAAATTTGTCACAATTACTACTTCTCCATGATGTTGAAACAAATGTTCCATTCTCAGCTAAGCCATATGAGGGGGAAATTGCAAAAGGATTAAGACCTAAAGGCCTAAAAAATTCAGCAAATTCTTCAACACAATCATTGTAAATTGGCTCGTTAACGATGATCAAATTCTTCAAGCTCAACATACTAATAGGATT
This region of Solanum dulcamara chromosome 9, daSolDulc1.2, whole genome shotgun sequence genomic DNA includes:
- the LOC129904613 gene encoding uncharacterized protein LOC129904613 — protein: MKIQLENVNFDSGFSYNGCNVDDVYLIQYTSGATHVLTSPNTFVNRPRIWLELISEFKATCTPVPSFALPLVLKRGHTGETITGIVNNPISMLSLKNLIIVNEPIYNDCVEEFAEFFRPLGLNPFAISPSYGLAENGTFVSTSWRSSNCDKFSTYKKLLPSARLDEDVDIEILVVNEETNEIVEDGIEGEIWISSPSNAIGYLGHPYLTQQVFNARLKNKAGNCYIRTGDRGVVKGEQRFLYVTGRCSDILKLPNGREIHPHYLETSTYNTCPNFLRGGCVAAFEMSEYEYTSIAVVAEMQRKGETESDMFLKQICEGIRKGVMKEEGVGIGLVVLVKFGSVPKTTSGKIQRWLAKYKFMKSQMNIIMQMKFDNNNGSSVQSTMQKVVQIGKKESKKGKKVLVLEEEEEGMFFAPINRTLKASL